The Cellulomonas sp. S1-8 genome has a window encoding:
- a CDS encoding urease accessory protein UreD: MSGTRVAVRRAADGRVRVDLVGGLLGCRRLPDEDGTVRVALVATQALLLAGDDVRITVDVDEGVALEVVEVTGTVAYDMQGGCASWTVDVRLGAGALLVWDALPFVVATGADVHRTTGLDLADGARAVLRETFVLGRTGEAGGRLTTTTRANLAGRPLLVETLTIDPAARADPALLGGARCLDTVTLLGARLVTDPPPGADLLQLDRPGTLVRTFGDHAHAGDLAAAVTLARVAAAARATAPGIAPPASASRDVAPSRPG; the protein is encoded by the coding sequence ATGAGCGGGACACGGGTCGCCGTCCGGCGGGCCGCCGACGGGCGCGTCCGCGTCGACCTCGTCGGCGGGCTGCTGGGCTGCCGACGGCTGCCCGACGAGGACGGCACGGTGCGCGTCGCCCTCGTCGCGACGCAGGCGCTGCTGCTGGCGGGCGACGACGTGCGGATCACGGTCGACGTCGACGAGGGCGTCGCGCTCGAGGTCGTCGAGGTCACGGGCACGGTCGCGTACGACATGCAGGGCGGGTGCGCGTCGTGGACGGTGGACGTGCGGCTCGGTGCGGGGGCGCTGCTGGTGTGGGACGCACTGCCGTTCGTCGTCGCGACCGGGGCCGACGTGCACCGCACCACCGGGCTCGACCTGGCCGACGGGGCGCGAGCGGTGCTGCGGGAGACGTTCGTGCTGGGCCGGACGGGTGAGGCCGGCGGGCGGTTGACGACGACGACGCGCGCGAACCTGGCGGGTCGGCCGCTGCTCGTCGAGACGCTCACGATCGACCCCGCGGCGCGTGCGGACCCGGCGCTGCTGGGCGGTGCCCGGTGCCTCGACACGGTGACGCTCCTCGGCGCCCGGCTGGTCACCGACCCCCCGCCCGGCGCCGACCTCCTGCAGCTGGACCGCCCCGGCACCCTGGTCCGCACGTTCGGCGACCACGCCCACGCAGGAGATCTCGCCGCGGCGGTCACGCTCGCCCGCGTCGCCGCGGCGGCACGAGCCACTGCTCCGGGCATCGCCCCACCCGCGTCCGCATCCCGGGACGTGGCCCCGTCGAGACCGGGCTGA
- the ureG gene encoding urease accessory protein UreG produces MAEPVTPTVPAPTVPARAFRLGVAGPVGTGKTSLIALLCRELADEIEMGVVTNDIYTDEDAQILRAAGVLEIDRIRAVETGACPHTAIRDDVTPNLIAVEDLEADHGPLDLVLVESGGDNLTATFSPALVDAQIFVLDVAGGGDVARKGGPGIARADLLVVNKTDLAPYVDVDVERMLADAAAARDGGPVIGLSKHDASSVQALTAWVRAMTSAVREGRHTPVDPGPMAPHSHADEDGQVTVHSHGPSQDHDHPHEHRHALAHERPTV; encoded by the coding sequence ATGGCTGAGCCCGTCACCCCCACCGTCCCGGCGCCCACCGTCCCGGCCCGGGCCTTCCGGCTCGGGGTCGCCGGCCCGGTCGGCACCGGCAAGACGTCGCTCATCGCGCTGCTGTGCCGCGAGCTCGCCGACGAGATCGAGATGGGCGTCGTCACCAACGACATCTACACCGACGAGGACGCGCAGATCCTGCGCGCCGCGGGCGTCCTGGAGATCGACCGCATCCGCGCCGTCGAGACGGGCGCGTGCCCGCACACCGCGATCCGCGACGACGTCACGCCCAACCTCATCGCCGTGGAGGACCTCGAGGCCGACCACGGCCCGCTCGACCTCGTGCTCGTGGAGTCCGGCGGTGACAACCTCACCGCGACGTTCTCCCCCGCGCTGGTCGACGCGCAGATCTTCGTCCTCGACGTCGCCGGCGGCGGGGACGTGGCCCGCAAGGGCGGCCCCGGCATCGCGCGTGCGGACCTGCTGGTCGTCAACAAGACGGACCTCGCCCCGTACGTCGACGTCGACGTGGAGCGCATGCTCGCGGACGCCGCCGCGGCCCGCGACGGCGGGCCCGTCATCGGGCTGTCCAAGCACGACGCGTCGTCGGTCCAGGCGCTCACCGCGTGGGTACGGGCGATGACGTCGGCCGTGCGCGAGGGCCGGCACACGCCCGTCGACCCCGGACCGATGGCGCCGCACAGCCACGCCGACGAGGACGGTCAGGTCACGGTCCACAGCCACGGGCCGTCCCAGGACCACGACCACCCGCACGAGCACCGCCACGCCCTCGCGCACGAGCGCCCGACCGTCTGA
- a CDS encoding urease accessory protein UreF, whose amino-acid sequence MLADARLPTGAHAHSAGLEPAVQAGLLTPPRPREVDPAPHPPAREQSSSPHPPAREQSSSTAADWIALSRRRGGEDTARIPAFAATRLRTVTATEAGAAVVARHRWLDRRDLSPVEDAWAARTPSPAVRDATRRLGRGYLRLALALWPDDLDGAFAPGAAPPRPVVAGAIGAVTGLDALQVALLVGYDDVQTIASAALKLTPLDPATTTRWVLDLHPAVVAMARSVAHLTEPDDLPSSGAPMSDAWAQAHARTTRRLFHG is encoded by the coding sequence ATGCTCGCCGACGCGCGCCTGCCCACGGGCGCCCACGCCCACTCGGCCGGCCTCGAACCGGCAGTCCAGGCAGGCCTCCTCACCCCACCCCGTCCGCGAGAGGTCGATCCAGCCCCCCACCCACCCGCGAGAGAGCAATCCAGCTCCCCCCACCCACCCGCGAGAGAGCAATCCAGCTCCACTGCAGCGGACTGGATCGCTCTCTCGCGGAGGAGGGGTGGGGAGGACACGGCGCGGATCCCCGCGTTCGCGGCGACGCGGCTGCGGACGGTCACCGCGACCGAGGCCGGGGCGGCCGTCGTGGCGCGGCACCGGTGGCTCGACCGGCGCGACCTGTCGCCCGTCGAGGACGCGTGGGCCGCCCGCACGCCCAGCCCGGCGGTTCGCGACGCCACCCGCCGCCTGGGACGCGGGTACCTGCGGCTCGCGCTCGCGCTGTGGCCCGACGACCTCGACGGTGCGTTCGCGCCCGGCGCCGCACCCCCGCGGCCCGTCGTCGCGGGGGCGATCGGTGCGGTCACCGGCCTCGACGCGCTGCAGGTGGCGCTGCTCGTCGGCTACGACGACGTGCAGACGATCGCGTCGGCCGCGCTCAAGCTCACCCCCCTGGACCCCGCGACGACGACCCGGTGGGTGCTCGACCTGCACCCGGCGGTCGTCGCGATGGCGCGGTCCGTCGCCCACCTGACCGAGCCGGACGACCTCCCGTCGTCCGGCGCACCGATGTCCGACGCGTGGGCCCAGGCCCACGCCCGCACCACCCGGAGGCTGTTCCATGGCTGA
- a CDS encoding urease subunit alpha, with amino-acid sequence MVEISRARYAALYGPTTGDQVRLGDTDLWIEVERDLTVGGEEAVFGGGKSIRESMAQGSTTRAEGAPDTVITNALVLDWWGVVKADVGIRDGRIVAVGRAGNPDVADGVHPDLRIGPSTDVISGEGRILTAGGIDVHVHFLSPSQVHEALATGLTTLAGGGTGPSEGSKATTVTPGAWHLRALHRALDTAPVNLLFFGKGNTVSAEGLAEQALAGAGGYKVHEDWGSTPAAIDAALRAADDWGLQVALHSDSLNEAGFVESTVGAIAGRSIHAFHAEGAGGGHAPDILTVASLPHVIPGSTNPTLPHTVNTVAEHLDMLMVCHHLNPSVPEDLAFAESRIRATTIAAEDVLHDMGALSITSSDAQAMGRIGEVIMRTWQVAHVMKHRRGPLSSAMPADNERARRYVAKYTINPAVAHGIDHEVGSVEAGKLADLVLWDPRFFAVRPDVVIKGGSIAWAALGDPNASIPTPQPVLMRPSFADATGADHSVSFVAPAAIDDGLADRLGLRRRLLGVRPTRDVGKAQMVNNDVLPRIEVDPETFTIRIDGDVVQPTPADTLPLAQLYSMF; translated from the coding sequence ATGGTCGAGATCTCGCGTGCGCGGTACGCCGCGCTGTACGGCCCGACGACGGGTGACCAGGTGCGCCTGGGCGACACCGACCTGTGGATCGAGGTGGAGCGCGACCTCACCGTCGGCGGCGAGGAGGCCGTGTTCGGCGGCGGCAAGTCGATCCGCGAGTCCATGGCGCAGGGGTCGACGACGCGCGCCGAGGGCGCACCCGACACCGTCATCACGAACGCGCTCGTGCTCGACTGGTGGGGGGTCGTCAAGGCGGACGTCGGCATCCGCGACGGCCGGATCGTGGCCGTCGGCCGCGCCGGCAACCCCGACGTCGCCGACGGCGTCCACCCCGACCTGCGGATCGGCCCGTCGACCGACGTCATCAGCGGCGAGGGCCGCATCCTCACCGCCGGCGGCATCGACGTCCACGTGCACTTCCTGTCGCCGTCGCAGGTGCACGAGGCCCTCGCGACGGGCCTGACGACGCTCGCGGGCGGCGGCACCGGGCCGTCGGAGGGGTCGAAGGCGACGACCGTGACGCCCGGCGCCTGGCACCTGCGCGCGCTGCACCGCGCGCTCGACACCGCACCGGTGAACCTGCTGTTCTTCGGCAAGGGCAACACCGTGAGCGCCGAGGGCCTGGCCGAGCAGGCCCTGGCCGGCGCCGGCGGGTACAAGGTCCACGAGGACTGGGGGTCCACGCCCGCCGCGATCGACGCCGCCCTGCGCGCCGCCGACGACTGGGGCCTGCAGGTCGCGCTGCACTCCGACTCGCTCAACGAGGCCGGGTTCGTCGAGTCGACGGTCGGCGCGATCGCGGGCCGCTCCATCCACGCGTTCCACGCCGAGGGCGCCGGCGGCGGGCACGCCCCCGACATCCTCACGGTCGCCTCGCTGCCGCACGTCATCCCCGGCTCGACGAACCCGACGCTCCCCCACACCGTCAACACCGTGGCCGAGCACCTCGACATGCTCATGGTCTGCCACCACCTCAACCCGTCGGTGCCGGAGGACCTCGCGTTCGCCGAGTCGCGGATCCGCGCGACGACGATCGCCGCCGAGGACGTCCTGCACGACATGGGCGCGCTGTCGATCACGTCGTCGGACGCGCAGGCGATGGGCCGCATCGGCGAGGTCATCATGCGCACGTGGCAGGTCGCCCACGTCATGAAGCACCGCCGCGGGCCGCTGTCGTCGGCGATGCCGGCGGACAACGAGCGCGCCCGCCGGTACGTCGCGAAGTACACGATCAACCCGGCCGTCGCGCACGGCATCGACCACGAGGTCGGGTCCGTCGAGGCCGGCAAGCTCGCCGACCTCGTCCTGTGGGACCCGCGCTTCTTCGCGGTCCGCCCGGACGTCGTCATCAAGGGCGGGTCCATCGCCTGGGCTGCGCTGGGCGACCCGAACGCGTCCATCCCGACGCCGCAGCCGGTGCTCATGCGGCCGTCGTTCGCCGACGCGACGGGCGCGGACCACTCGGTGTCGTTCGTCGCGCCGGCCGCGATCGACGACGGACTGGCCGACCGCCTCGGCCTGCGCCGCCGGCTGCTGGGCGTCCGCCCGACGCGCGACGTCGGCAAGGCGCAGATGGTCAACAACGACGTGCTGCCGCGCATCGAGGTCGACCCGGAGACGTTCACGATCCGCATCGACGGCGACGTGGTGCAACCCACCCCGGCGGACACCCTCCCCCTGGCCCAGCTCTACTCGATGTTCTGA
- the ureB gene encoding urease subunit beta, whose translation MAGTSGEGPGAVRTREGTVVLNGDRAPHERLTLVVENTGDRPVQIGSHLHLPDANAALAFDRAAAHGFRLDVPSGTSQRFEPGASRSVDAVAIRGERRVPGIQRGKADGGAL comes from the coding sequence ATGGCAGGCACGTCTGGTGAGGGGCCCGGCGCCGTGCGCACGCGGGAGGGGACCGTCGTGCTGAACGGCGACCGCGCGCCGCACGAGCGGCTCACGCTCGTCGTCGAGAACACCGGCGACCGGCCGGTGCAGATCGGCTCCCACCTGCACCTGCCCGACGCGAACGCGGCGCTCGCGTTCGACCGCGCCGCCGCGCACGGCTTCCGCCTCGACGTGCCGTCGGGCACGTCGCAGCGTTTCGAACCGGGCGCGTCGCGGTCCGTCGACGCCGTCGCGATCCGCGGCGAGCGCCGGGTGCCCGGCATCCAGCGCGGCAAGGCCGACGGGGGTGCGCTCTAG
- a CDS encoding urease subunit gamma encodes MRLTPADTEKLLLAVAGMVARDRLARGVRLNHPEAVALLSTWVVERARDGVGVAQLMTDGRSVLSRDQVMEGVPEMLADVQVEATFPDGRKLVTLHHPIS; translated from the coding sequence ATGAGGCTCACCCCCGCCGACACCGAGAAGCTGCTGCTGGCCGTCGCCGGCATGGTCGCGCGCGACCGGCTCGCCCGCGGCGTGCGGCTCAACCACCCCGAGGCCGTCGCGCTGCTGAGCACCTGGGTCGTCGAGCGCGCCCGCGACGGGGTGGGGGTCGCCCAGCTCATGACGGACGGCCGGTCGGTGCTGAGTCGGGACCAGGTCATGGAAGGCGTCCCCGAGATGCTCGCCGACGTCCAGGTAGAGGCGACGTTCCCTGACGGCCGCAAGCTCGTCACACTCCACCACCCCATCTCGTGA